A genomic window from Chitinophaga pollutisoli includes:
- a CDS encoding MATE family efflux transporter: protein MKRIYKKYQHHYKDNFHLAYPVVISQLGHTLVGLSDSIIIGHTGKVPLAAVSLGVSLFTIFMVTGIGISYGLTPLIAQENGRGNRPYCGRLLAHSLIINMITGLVMFGLIILVGFNLHRMGQPPEVAEEARVFLGYLAFSYLPLMVFLTFKQFAEGLGFTRQAMNISIIGNILNIVLGVTLVYGFLGFPKMGIAGVGIATFTDRLLMGITMAWYVLKAPRFREYLQDFHFRDISAVVLKKISGLGAPVALQYIFEVSAFSGAVIMAGWLGSEEQAAHQIAISLAAMTYMMASGISAAAGIRSGNNFGAGNWADLRRSAIASYHMVLVMMGIAALVFVLGSSLLPALYISDPAVIAMASGLLLIAAFFQLFDGTQVVGLGVLRGLGDVKIPTIITMIAYWVIGLPVGYLLGFPLGLGIQGIWWGLSLGLFVASGLLFFRFQNITRYLERKAGNS from the coding sequence ATGAAGCGGATTTACAAAAAGTACCAACATCATTACAAGGATAATTTCCACCTCGCCTATCCCGTCGTGATTTCACAACTGGGGCATACCCTCGTGGGGTTGAGCGACAGTATCATCATTGGTCATACGGGCAAGGTGCCCCTGGCGGCGGTATCGCTGGGCGTGAGCCTGTTCACGATTTTCATGGTCACGGGCATCGGCATTTCTTACGGGCTGACGCCGCTCATCGCGCAGGAAAACGGGCGTGGGAACCGGCCGTATTGCGGGCGGTTGCTGGCGCACAGTCTCATCATCAACATGATCACGGGACTGGTGATGTTCGGGTTGATCATCCTTGTGGGCTTTAACCTGCACCGCATGGGCCAGCCGCCCGAAGTGGCGGAAGAAGCGCGGGTGTTCCTGGGGTACCTGGCGTTTTCATACCTGCCGCTCATGGTGTTTCTTACTTTCAAGCAGTTCGCGGAAGGATTGGGGTTCACGCGACAGGCGATGAACATCAGCATCATCGGGAATATTCTCAATATCGTGCTCGGTGTTACGCTCGTGTATGGGTTTTTAGGGTTTCCGAAGATGGGGATCGCGGGTGTGGGGATCGCCACATTTACCGACCGGTTGCTGATGGGCATTACCATGGCGTGGTACGTGCTGAAGGCGCCGCGGTTTAGAGAATATCTGCAGGATTTTCATTTCAGGGATATTTCGGCCGTTGTGCTGAAGAAGATTTCCGGGCTGGGCGCGCCGGTGGCGTTGCAATATATTTTTGAAGTGAGCGCTTTCAGCGGAGCGGTGATCATGGCGGGATGGCTGGGTTCGGAAGAACAGGCCGCGCACCAGATCGCCATATCCCTCGCAGCGATGACGTACATGATGGCCAGTGGTATTTCCGCGGCTGCGGGCATTCGCAGCGGCAATAATTTTGGGGCGGGCAACTGGGCGGACCTTCGCCGGTCGGCCATCGCCAGTTATCACATGGTGCTCGTGATGATGGGGATCGCGGCGTTGGTATTCGTATTGGGAAGCAGCCTGCTGCCCGCGTTGTACATCAGCGATCCGGCAGTGATCGCCATGGCGTCAGGGCTTTTGCTCATTGCGGCGTTCTTCCAGCTGTTCGATGGTACGCAGGTGGTGGGACTGGGCGTATTGCGCGGACTGGGCGATGTGAAAATCCCCACGATCATCACGATGATCGCTTATTGGGTGATCGGCCTCCCCGTCGGGTATCTCCTCGGCTTCCCGCTGGGGCTCGGGATACAGGGGATCTGGTGGGGATTGTCGCTGGGATTGTTCGTGGCATCGGGCCTGTTATTTTTCAGATTTCAGAACATTACCCGTTACCTGGAACGGAAAGCGGGAAATAGCTAA